In Dendropsophus ebraccatus isolate aDenEbr1 chromosome 14, aDenEbr1.pat, whole genome shotgun sequence, the following proteins share a genomic window:
- the LOC138771911 gene encoding uncharacterized protein: protein MPPTHPPPSDPSPCLRPTPILPTHPHASDPSPFLRPIPIPRTHPHASDPSPSLSPIPMPPTHMPIPPTHPYASDPSPCLRPIPILPTHPHASDPSPSLQPIPMPLTHPSDPSPCLRPTCPSLQPIPIPLTHPHASNPSPCLQPIPQTHPSDPSPSLRPIPIPQTHASDPSPSLRPITIPLTHPHPSESDPSLQPIPMPPTHPHPCDPSSCL, encoded by the coding sequence atgcctccgacccatccccctccctctgacccatccccatgcctccGACCCACCCCCATCCTTCCGACCCATCCCCATGCTTCCGACCCATCCCCATTCCTCCGACCCATCCCCATCCCTCGgacccatccccatgcctccGACCCATCCCCATCCCTCTCACCCATCCCCATGCCTCCGACGCACATGCCTATCCCTCCGACCCATCCCTATGCCTCCgacccatccccatgcctccGACCCATCCCCATCCTTCCgacccatccccatgcctccGACCCATCCCCATCCCTCCAACCCATCCCCATGCCTCTGACCCATCCCTCTgacccatccccatgcctccGACCCACATGCCCATCCCTCCAACCCATCCCCATCCCCCTgacccatccccatgcctccaacccatccccatgcctccaACCCATCCCTCAGACCCATCCCTCCGACCCATCCCCATCCCTCCGACCCATCCCCATCCCTCAGACCCATGCCTCCGACCCATCCCCATCCCTCCGACCTATCACTATCCCTCTGACCCATCCTCATCCCTCCGAGTCCGACCCATCCCTCCAACCTATCCCCATGCCTCCGACCCATCCTCATCCCTGCGACCCATCCTCATGCCTTTGA